Genomic segment of Citrus sinensis cultivar Valencia sweet orange chromosome 7, DVS_A1.0, whole genome shotgun sequence:
TATCAAATTGTcttattgtataatatttgaCCGTCTATACCAAGTCTAGGTGCATTTTACTTTCATAAGCTATGAAATCAAATAATGCTAGACATCAAATTGTATACTAAATTTATCATTACAAACGATTTGTCCATCATCAATTTGAATGATGAGATAATgaagtaaatttatttgagtTCGTGAAACATGcgaaaaatttttaatccattttATAACATTTCATTTGGTTAACATAGCACAAACAAATCATATTTTCTCCCATAGCAACTAACACAACTCTCAGTTATGAGTCGACCATTCATGTCAATCCAACTAAGAGAAAGAATCCTCTTCCGCGTTCtacaactctttgtcctagtCAACGTCATCGCCTTCTCCAACTCAAAACCAGTCTTAAATAAACCGGACTTCCCATGCAAGCCGCCGCATTTTGACTCATGCCCATTTTGCAACACCTCTCTGTCAATCAGCACGAGGGCCAAGTCTCTCATATCTCTACTCACTCTCCAAGAAAAGATCCAACAACTTTCTGATAATGCCTCGGCCATTCCAAGACTTGGCATTCCTGCCTACGAATGGTGGTCTGAGTCACTTCATGGGATTGCCTCCAATGGCCCTGGTGTCAACTTCAATGGAACTGTGTCATCTGTCACCAGTTTCCCTCAAGTTCTCGTCTCTGCAGCTTCTTTCAATAGAAGCCTTTGGTCCAATATTGGATCAGCTGTAGCTGTCGAGGCGAGGGCCATGTACAATCTTGGCCAAGCGGGGTTGACGTTTTGGGCACCAAATATTAACATTTTTAGGGACCCCAGATGGGGCAGAGGCCAGGAGACTCCTGGGGAAGATCCCATGGTTGTGTCTGCTTATGCTGTTGAGTTTGTGAAAAGTTTTCAGGGTGAGAATTGGAAGAGTGATGATGGTGGTATTGGTTTTGGGTTTCGAGAGAAGAGGGTGTTGAAAGGGTTTGGTGAAGAGAGTGATCGTGGTGATGAGCTTATGCTTTCTGCTTGTTGCAAGCATTTGATTGCTTATGACTTGGAGAAATGGGGAAATTTCAGTAGATATTCCTTCAATGCTATGGTaagtctttctttttcattgtcTTTGTGAGCAAATTTCAACtgggttttgtttgttttcaagCTTTATCTTTAACATTTTCTGGTTTCGAAGCCAAAATTCCATTGGCTGGTGTTTGTTATAGCTTAATTGATAATCGTTTGCTAGTGTTAGTACGTATAGTTCTGATATGTCTTAAcctaattttgtaatttgtaataGGCCATACATCTAAATTTGGTTGGGGATGGACTGTTTCTTCTATTAGTATGTTAACGAATGTCTACTGGGTTCTGGTTGCTTTATGTCAACTCTGGTTTGGCCACTTCCTATTCAAAGTGTATTAGCAAATTTGTTTATCTGTAGATAACAGAGCAAGACACGGAGGACACATTTCAGCCGCCATTTCGTAGTTGTATCGAACAAGGTAAGGCGAGTTGCATAATGTGTTCCTACAATCAAGTTAATGGGGTGCCTGCATGTTTGAGAGGAGATCTGTTCCAAAAGGCTCGAAATGAATGGGGCTTCAAAGGGTAACAACTTTTAAGATCTTGTTATACAATGACTTGAAGAGAAATGAGAAAATTGAAactcaaatttgaattttttgtaaGACCTACATGTAGACCCCTCTTATGGCATACGTACAGGTACATAACCTCTGACTGTGATGCCGTGGCCACAATCTTTGAATATCAGAACTACACAAAAACGCATGAGGATTCAGCTGCCGGTGTTCTTAAAGCAGGTTTTTGTCATTTGTTTCttatcttttgaattttttcacAATTGTTTCCACAAATAACAATCCAgggtttgttatttttaaaattacaataaaactAATTGTTTGCAGGAATGGATATTAATTGCGGAACATGCATGCTGCGACACACTCAATCTGCAATAGATAAAGGAAAAGTGCAAGAGAAAGACATAGACAGAGCCCTTCTTAATCTTTTTTCAGTTCAACTCCGTCTTGGGCTATTTAATGGAGACCCAAGAAAAGGCAAGTATGGAAAATTGGGACCTGACGATGTTTGTACCTCTGAGCACAAGAAACTAGCACTTGATGCAGCCAGGCAGGGGATTGTGCTTCTAAAGAATGATAAGAAGTTCCTGCCTTTGAATAAAAATGCAGTTTCGTCATTAGCTATTATTGGCCCACTGGTAAACAACATCAGCCAAATGGGTGGCGGTTACACAGGTACCATGCAATAGATTTCATCCATACATTGACTATTGCTAAGAACAAAGTAGATAATCAtgttttttcttcattaatattagaatttatcaGCTTTGTTGtatattttgcttttcttaaaattactattatgCTGTATACTTATACCGTGCCTAACAGGCAAAAATGCTCCTTATCTGGTTTTCCTTGTTTACAAGTTTTCCCAAATTTAAGCTTCCTCCTGTTCTGTTTCAAACTATAGGAACTGTTAGGACCTAAAAgctaaagaaaattattaaggttcttttctttcttttcctgaCCAGTTCCCATAGTTTCAATAATGTCGGGACAATTTGATTTGAGACTGCAACATGATTTGTTTCCAGTAATtttgaaatctaaatttatttcagtAGCAAATATGATGAAACTTGATTTGTTCTAAATTGGAGTGACTGTGGCATCTCTCATGCTTGTGATGATCTTACTACTTCCAAATAGGACGTGATAATTACTTGGTATCCGTGATGTTCTAGGAATTCCATGTAGCCCGAAGAGCCTTCTTCGAGGACTTGAAGCCTATGTTTCCAAGACTCACTATGCTTCTGGTTGCCATGATGTACCTTGTAATTCTGATGCTGGGTTTCATGAAGCAGTCCGTATTGCCAAGAAGGCTGATTTTGTTATTGTGGTGGCTGGCCTGGATTTGACACAAGAAACTGAAGATCGTGACCGAGTAAGTCTTCTCCTGCCTGGTCAACAGATGTCCCTGGTAACCTCTGTTGCTCGCACTAGTAAAAGGCCAGTGATTTTAGTTCTTACTGGTGGTGGACCCCTGGATGTGTCATTTGCTGAAGCAGATTCACAGATTTCAAGCATTCTCTGGATTGGGTATCCTGGTGAAGCTGGTGCAAAAGCACTCGCAGAAATCATCTTTGGTGATTTTAATCCAGGTtggtaataaaataagttcCTTATTACCTAAAGAAAAGGGAACTTTTATTTGCTGAAAGGGATTTAAATCTCTCTTGAGAACAAAAATCATCTCTTTTTTTGTTATGGTATTTGAATGTTGAGCATCCTCTTAGAGCATACTCACTGCAAACTGAGATCTAAATAGAAACTGATTTAAGAATGCTATAGCAGAGTTTTAAGTTCAAGCACcaagtaataaaaaatgagatgaTTTCTTCCTCTCCGTCATCCAAACGTCAGGTTCCTTTTTTGATTTCCAATATAGAATTTAATGCAACTTTTGGTCTTAATAACAGGTGGAAGACTTCCTATGACTTGGTATCCTGAGTCATTCACCAAGGTTCCCATGAATGATATGAACATGCGAGCTGATTCTTCTCGTCAGTATCCTGGCAGGAGCTATAGATTTTACACCGGAACTCAAGTGTATGGATTTGGACATGGCTTAAGCTACACCAATTATAGTTACAAGTTTCTGTCAGCACCAAGTGAACTAACTATATCGGCCTCCCTTAAGGCTGGTTCTGACAAGAATATACTACAACAAACGGGATCAAGACTTGATTATGTACACATTGATGAGGTGACATCTTGCACTTCATTGAGGTTTCATGTACAAATTTCGGTGACAAATGCAGGAGATGTAGACGGAAGCCATGTGGTGATGTTGTTTGCGAGAGTACCAAAAGTTTCCCAAGGAACTCCAGAGAAACAGTTAATTGGATTTGATCGTGTCCATACTGTTGCAAAAGGATCAAAAGAAATTAGCTTTGGAGTCGATCCTTGCGAGCAACTTAGTATTGCAAATAAGCATGGAAGAAGGATACTGCCTCTGGGTAATCATGTTCTAATGGTAGGAGAATT
This window contains:
- the LOC102626342 gene encoding probable beta-D-xylosidase 6, translated to MSRPFMSIQLRERILFRVLQLFVLVNVIAFSNSKPVLNKPDFPCKPPHFDSCPFCNTSLSISTRAKSLISLLTLQEKIQQLSDNASAIPRLGIPAYEWWSESLHGIASNGPGVNFNGTVSSVTSFPQVLVSAASFNRSLWSNIGSAVAVEARAMYNLGQAGLTFWAPNINIFRDPRWGRGQETPGEDPMVVSAYAVEFVKSFQGENWKSDDGGIGFGFREKRVLKGFGEESDRGDELMLSACCKHLIAYDLEKWGNFSRYSFNAMITEQDTEDTFQPPFRSCIEQGKASCIMCSYNQVNGVPACLRGDLFQKARNEWGFKGYITSDCDAVATIFEYQNYTKTHEDSAAGVLKAGMDINCGTCMLRHTQSAIDKGKVQEKDIDRALLNLFSVQLRLGLFNGDPRKGKYGKLGPDDVCTSEHKKLALDAARQGIVLLKNDKKFLPLNKNAVSSLAIIGPLVNNISQMGGGYTGIPCSPKSLLRGLEAYVSKTHYASGCHDVPCNSDAGFHEAVRIAKKADFVIVVAGLDLTQETEDRDRVSLLLPGQQMSLVTSVARTSKRPVILVLTGGGPLDVSFAEADSQISSILWIGYPGEAGAKALAEIIFGDFNPGGRLPMTWYPESFTKVPMNDMNMRADSSRQYPGRSYRFYTGTQVYGFGHGLSYTNYSYKFLSAPSELTISASLKAGSDKNILQQTGSRLDYVHIDEVTSCTSLRFHVQISVTNAGDVDGSHVVMLFARVPKVSQGTPEKQLIGFDRVHTVAKGSKEISFGVDPCEQLSIANKHGRRILPLGNHVLMVGELRHSLTIETY